The nucleotide window TTTCTGGGGCAAAAGCCGCGTTCCATCTGATGTACATCCGCACGAATCTCCTGCTTTGATGACGATTCCTTTGATCGTTCTTGCAGTATTGTCAGTAATCGGTGGTTGGATCGGTATTCCACATGTAATCGGCGAGCATTTGGGCGAAATCCCAAATATCTGGGAGCACTGGTTGCACCCATTGATTCGCGAAGTTCCGAACATGCACCATATGGAAGCTTCAACTGAGTGGACTTTGATGGGCGTTTCAGTCGGTCTTGCAGTGGTTTCTGCGATCGTAGCTTATCAGTTCTATGTGAAGTCACCGGAAGCTCCGAAGAAATTCGCGGCAAGCATCAAGCCTGTCTACAACCTTGTTTATAACAAGTACTTCGTAGACGAGGCGTATTTCGGCGGAATCATTAATCCTTTAGTAAACGGCAGCAAGAACCTTTGGTACTACGTTGACGTGAACTTGATTGATAAATGTACTTTCTGGATTGGTGATTTGATGAAGGGAATGGGCTCATTGTCCCGTTCTCTACAAACCGGAAATTTCCAGCAATATGCGATGTACATCGGTATCGGTGTTGTAGTCGTTCTATCCTTTGTGATCATGAGGTAATGGTATGATCCTGAGTGCAATTGTTTTTCTACCTCTTTTGTTCGCTTTGATCGTAGCCGTGTGGCCGAACGCTAAAACGCTTCGCCATTTGGCTTTGGGTCTTTCAGTGATCGAGTTCCTTTTAAGCCTTGTGATCTTGCAACAGTTCGATGCGAATTCTGCAAGCCTTCAAATGGTTGAGAAGTTTATGTGGATCGAGCGTTTCGGAATTCAATACTTCATGGGGATCGATGGGATCTCTTTGTGGTTGGTTCTTTTGACGACCTTCCTTACTCCGATCATCATCCTGGCAAGCTGGACATCGATTTCAGAGAAAGTTAAGGGCTTCCACGTTTGTATGTTCATTCTACAAACGGCGATGCTTGGTACTTTCCTGGCAATGGATGCGGTTTTCTTCTATACGTTCTGGGAATTGTCACTGGTTCCGATGTACTTCATGGTGGGTATCTGGGGCGGCGCTCGCAGAATTTATGCGACTGTTAAGTTCTTTATCTTCACAATGGCGGGTTCGGTTCTAATGCTTGTTGCGATCATCTATATGATGTATCTGACACAAGAAGTGACTGGCCACATGAGCGCGAGTCTTCTTGATTTCTACAAATTGAAGATTCCATTCGTGGGCGGAACTTTCTTCAGCCTTCAAACATTGTTGTTCTTTGCTTTTGCATTGGCATTCGCAATCAAAGTTCCGGCGTTCCCGGTTCATACTTGGTTGCCAGATGCCCACGTTGAAGCTCCAACTCCGGGCTCTGTTATTCTGGCCGGTGTGATGTTGAAAATGGGTACTTACGGTTTCTTGCGCTGGGTGATTCCACTCTTCCCTGAGGCTTCTGAGTACTGGGCTTGGTTGTTCATGTTGATCGGTACTGTGGGAATTATCTACGGTGCTTTGGTGGCGATGGTTCAACCGGATGTGAAAAAGCTGGTCGCATATTCTTCAGTTTCTCACATGGGCTATATTCTTCTTGGTCTCT belongs to Bdellovibrio svalbardensis and includes:
- a CDS encoding complex I subunit 4 family protein, with translation MILSAIVFLPLLFALIVAVWPNAKTLRHLALGLSVIEFLLSLVILQQFDANSASLQMVEKFMWIERFGIQYFMGIDGISLWLVLLTTFLTPIIILASWTSISEKVKGFHVCMFILQTAMLGTFLAMDAVFFYTFWELSLVPMYFMVGIWGGARRIYATVKFFIFTMAGSVLMLVAIIYMMYLTQEVTGHMSASLLDFYKLKIPFVGGTFFSLQTLLFFAFALAFAIKVPAFPVHTWLPDAHVEAPTPGSVILAGVMLKMGTYGFLRWVIPLFPEASEYWAWLFMLIGTVGIIYGALVAMVQPDVKKLVAYSSVSHMGYILLGLFAFNAYGIGGGLYQMLNHGISTGALFILIGMIYERTHSREISKYGGLAGVLPIFTIFFFIITLSSIAVPMTNGFVGEFMILLGTFKAAPAFAYFAVLGVVLGAVYMLWMFKRVFFGPQGELVKDEHHPLHDLNTREIAVLVPMVIMVFWMGLFPNNFLNYSKASIDFLVNNKNNYNLTIATPGAATTTQAQGGN